The genomic segment tCGAAGAAAATCAACGAGAAATGTAGTTATTACGAAATAAGACGACTAATGCTTGAAATATCTTATTCCACGTAAGGTACAAGTCCAGATCTTAGGGTGCATTTAATCTCCACCCTTTGAGGGAGCGCGTGGCACATTTTATATGGATTTATCAAGCAGTGCGACAGGTCAATGCAACCTCAGCGCGGCTAATTTGAAAGATGCCCCGTACCTGACACTGACACAGTCGTAAACGGTGCACAGTTGGTTTTTCCAGCACACTTATCATGTAAAGATACTCACCTCATTATTGAAAGCTTGTTTCACTGCTCCAATTTCCATTTTAATTGATAATCCTCAATACTGAGACCACTTTGAGGTTATGATAAAAAACATCTATATAAATGGCTAAAGACCACTGATGATCAGTTTTATgacaaaaatttaatatttctctttttgttcaatgaaattatttatataatttttgaaAGAACATGAATTCTGTGAATATTTCAGCAGAAAAACACGCGTGAACATCAGTTTCAGTTTGACAAGTTGACAAACAGCTGATAATctgataaatttattttctttttggcCTGTTTCAAAGACTTTTGagccatttttttattatacttatctaATCATTTCTCATTATTTTTACAATGTACAATTGTACATTAAATTATGTGAATAACAATTTATTCTTCGCTTGACATTCAAGTTAACTCGGGGCCTCGGGGCGCGGCGTTTTGCTTCACCGAATAGTTTCCGGACTGGATAGGACATTATTCAAGATTTAAAGaaacataaaatctttttagcgatgggcgttattaaccataactggttatatatgcagttacgagctcgaacagtgatcactcgttttccactacaacaaaaactagtgatattcataacgccatttaaacgatcgaaataggcatcagtcttcaataactcttttaatcacaacgccataaagttaaatcgaattcactcttatgtttaaggcatggcgtcgatgtttggctactttcactactcacgcaaaatcactggttttacaatattCGTAATGACAAGATGAAAACGACGTTTTACATTGACCACCTTACACATAGCTTTGACAACGTAAAGGAGTAAAACGAGTAATGTAAAACGTACGTGTGCGTGAAGAAGAATTAAGTTATACTGCTACCTaaccaaacgattttacgttacaattatcacgtttgcttcagaacgttgtgaaaataactagttataaaaatcactagttaagaaactagttattggaaatcacataacgcttacgttacgttatctcaaaaaccgataacgacccatcgctaaatcttttcattgtaaacattttcAAGACCTCACAGATCTATCAAGCCATAACTGCTCGAGAAAATCTATCTAACTAGcctttaaagttaaaaaagtatttttattttatttatttattataaggcTTTTgcttttatatgtttttgtttttaatatttaaggcCTGACCTAACTAATACCTAGTAAAAGGAACAGATACTTTGTTATCATACCGCGTGAGAAAACAGTGAGTTTTCATATTACCATTTCAAGGTCAtccattaaaaaacaaaaagtattctTTTTGGTCGGATCTGTCAATCCGAAATGTACGTAAAGAAATTTCTTGAATTATATTCGATTTTATCGAATTAATCCTttgaagtaaattaaatttaacttGAGAAATAGTGTTCACAACTAGGTGATCACGGTTTGTGGTGTTTATTTAATCGCTTACAGTTTTGGTGTTTGTGTTTTCAGCATGGCTCCCCGGTTCGAAATCGCAGTTGGTCTGCGAAAAGGCCACAAAACAACAAAGATTTCCGCTGGCAGAAAGGGAATTACAGATAAGACCATCAAAGTCAGACCTGCCAGGCTAAAGGGTGTAAGTATACTCTTATGAATCATCTCTAAAGAAATTATCTTAGGTTATGTTTGTGTACAAAATTTAACTTTGTTCCAACTCATAACTCACTCCAATTGCATTTGAATTACTAGAATATCTAGCTTGCAATACATTCTTTACTTTATTGGGGCTTCGTTTCTTTTAACGAAAAtctgtaattaaattaacatacTAAACGTTGCCTTCTTTAATCCTACTCTATCCATGCCTCATGCAAATGCAACTGAAGTTTTTTGCcgtaatattatttacattaggtACATATACCCCAAATGTATCTTAGATataaatttgtttgtttgtaagaaGTAATCTCAGAAACTACTAAAAggattttgaattattttcttcATTGTGCTACCTTATGCCTGAGTGCTATAGGCTATAAGTCCATGCGGGCAGAAAGTTGGTACCTTAGACAAACTCTTTGTTTTCTTGTATGATACAGGACAGAAAAAGTACAACAGGCAATACTTATGATGATATGTCTATTCCATTCAGTAGCTTTATGTATGAGATACACTACTCTATatagctcatgtgaagcttactttatgtaaaaaagcttgtaAGATTAATGACAATCAAAATTAATGGTTTTAAATATGCTTCTCtagttattttaataacttgtaacatataccagcatttattttaaatgtgttgctgttacaAATTTCTTATGTAGAcacaaaaaaatgtaaattgattttcaacaagtttatctaagGTAATTATgtggaataaatgattctgatttcacaAGAAAGATTTTTACTCCCCAGGGCAacaaataaattttattgtatgtgtaattaaagtattaaatatgtgttttgttataatttcaGCTGCAAACCAAGCACTCCAAGTTTGTCCGTGACCTGGTCCGCGAGGTCGTTGGCCACGCTCAGTATGAGAAGAGGGCTATGGAGTTGTTGAAGGTAAGTTAAATTTTATCTTATAaatatagagggtgttagtgacacggtaccgaatactgaaggtgatgattcagctcatgatcctgaatttaaatataaactggAATTTTTCATTACAAAAGTATGGGATTGACAATAATTGAAAAGATAATGAGTTTTGTGATGGTATGCCTTTCCAGCCTATTTGGCTATGGCaacaagtctccaatctagtCTCTGTGTGTTATATGACTGACATATCCAATCTTACATTCACTTcatggctgtttatgttatataaatattcatacacacatatatagtGCAATGCCTAGCTGGGCAACAGGCCTTGCCTCTAACAACTGGATGTGGTATGGCTCAAGTTTTGAGGAGTGATCATTATCTCCATAGAAacagcatcacacctgtatcccagAAGGATTAGGCAGTGGTGTATACCACTCAATATCCATTTATAGACAACAAACTTTGCATTACACTGTcaattaattgtaattattaattattattgatcaGCACCAAAGAGTAATAAGTGTTTACTGTCATAAAATATGTGGCATCCACTGCCAGTGAACAAATTATGCAAATTAATGTGCACAGAACAGTCACAAATTAGGTTGACTTaggttatataataatatctatttaCTCTAAATGGCCATACGGCATAAGAAgtcatcattactaatttaagagccacactcttgtcggtgtagcattctccatgctactagggaaaaatagggcagtggtttcccctcttgccttccagcGAAATAAGTAACAATGCcttaaaatatatctttttatttCCAGGTGTCAAAAGACAAGCGCGCCCTGAAGTTCCTGAAGCGCCGCCTCGGCACACACATCCGCGCCAAGAGGAAGCGTGAAGAGCTCAGCAACGTCCTGACACAGATGAGGAAGGCCGCCGCACAGGCACACCACCACCACTGAACACAATAAACTAGTGTAAACttctatatttgttttatttgagatttatttacattcataGTTCACGTCAATAATGCGTATTAGTTTATTTGTCGTATAGTCtctggtacaccggcttgcatCCCAAACGGGGAG from the Pectinophora gossypiella chromosome 11, ilPecGoss1.1, whole genome shotgun sequence genome contains:
- the LOC126370629 gene encoding 60S ribosomal protein L36, which gives rise to MAPRFEIAVGLRKGHKTTKISAGRKGITDKTIKVRPARLKGLQTKHSKFVRDLVREVVGHAQYEKRAMELLKVSKDKRALKFLKRRLGTHIRAKRKREELSNVLTQMRKAAAQAHHHH